The Nitrospira sp. sequence GTTTTCCTTGATCCCGAGTTTCCCCAGACTTGCGGCGGCCACGCCGCGAACCATCGCCATTTCGTCCCCTATGGCATGTGTCAACGGAGCCACGCCGCCGGGGGAACCGAACTCTCCCAGCGCTCCGGCAGCGAAGGCACGCACGGATGGATCGGGATCATACACAGCTTGGGCAAGGACTGCCAGGCTTGCCGGGCGCTTCAGGCGCCCTAAGACACCCAACGCCGCCATTCTCGATTCCGCATCCGGTAACGTGGCCGCGCTGGTGATGTCGTCCAGCTTCTCGGAATGGCCCAGCTTAAACAGGGCTGCGTACGCGAAAATGGCTTCAGGCCCGTCTTCAGAGCGCGCAACGTCGAGCAACCGTTGCCGAACATCGGCGGCGTTCGCTTCTCCCAATGCGGTCATCGCGGCGATGCGGACGGTCGGCATCTCATCACGCAGGGCACGGCGTAATGCGCCGGACTTCGCGGCGAGTCCGGCTTTCCCGATCGCCTCTGCCGCGCGCGCCCGTACGACAATCGAGGTATCAAGTAGGCCATCCTCTAACAACGCCGCAGTTTCCGGCAGGCCCAAGTCTGCCAAGGCCGAATAGGCTGCGATACGAACATGCTCTTTCCGGTCCCGAACATGGCTGGTAATTACGCCGAGTGCCAATGGGCGAAGGAGTGAAGAGTCGTGAGACTGTCCCAGCTGGTTCAATTTCCCGTAAATCGCGAGCGCTTCATCTGTTCGCCCAGTGCGGACGTAGCTTAACAGGGAAAGGCGGAGGAATTGTCGCGACGGCCTGGCATCAGGTGGCAGCTCTCGGAAGAGAGCCGTGACGGCTGGGTAGTCACCGGCTTTGAAAAGGGCCTCAGCTTTCGATTCGACCGCGGCAGGAGTTTCTGCCGATGCGGTATAGAGAGGCGCTGTGATGAGACTGAGAAGGAGCGCGCCTCGTACCAGCCGGGTGCGGAGTGGGTTGACCCCTGGATGCTCTGGGTGACGCCGACCTACAACGTCGAACCGAGCTACCATGTCGTCGGCAGACGTACCGTGGCGCCACGGTACATTAGACTGACATAGTCTTTCACCATACGCGTGGTGCAGAACTGGGGTGCGATGGTACGGATGCATTCTTTGACCATTTGGAGCCAACCTCGGGGAATGCCGTCACGATCGCGCTGATAGAACAGCGGCACGACTTCTTGTTCCAACATGCGATAGAGCTGTTCGGTATCGTGGTGATCTTGAGCTTGCGGATCGGCCTGCTCGCTCAACGGCTGGATGCCCCAGCCGTTGGCCCCGTTGTATCCCTCGACCCACCATCCATCAAGAACACTCAGATTCAACACGCCGTTCAGGGCGGCTTTCATTCCGCTGGTGCCGCTGGCTTCCAGCGGAAATCGAGGGGTGTTCAACCAAATGTCGACGCCTTGGACGAGATACTTCGCCATATGCATCTCGTAATCTTCGAGGAATGCGACGCGACCTCCCAGCTTATGATCATGGCAGAAGCTCAGCACTTCATGAATAAAGTATCGCCCTGGTTCATCGGCCGGGTGGGCCTTTCCCGCGAAGATAAGTTGCACCGGCCTCCATCGGTCTTGGAGGAGAGCCTTCAACCGTTCCAGGTCTCGGAAGAGTAAGGTTGCCCGTTTGTAGGTCGCGAATCGTCGGGCAAACCCGATCGTCAACGCTTCGGGATCCAGCAGCGTGCCGCGCGTGAGGACTTGAGACGGCTGCAGGTGCCCATGCATCCAACCGTTTCTGGCTCGATCGCGGATAAACCCCATCAGCTTCCGCTTCATCGTTTGTCGAACGGTCCACAGTTCATGATCTGGGATATCCATCACCCGCTGCCACATGGCCGGATCGTCGCAGGTGTGTGTCCAGGTCGGGCTGAGTGATTTGCTGTATAAATGGTGGAGTTCCGGCGAGATCCATGTCGGTGCATGAATCCCGTTCGTCACGCTGCGGATCGGTATCTGGTCGGTCGGCAACCCTGGCCAGAAGTGGTGCCACATCTCGCGCGTGACGCGGCCGTGCTCGCGGCTTACGCCGTTGACGTGGGCCGACAAGCGCATGACCAGGGCGGTCATGTTGAAGCCTTGTCCGCGCGACTCGGGAGTTTCACCGAGTCGGAGAAATTCGTCACGCGAAAGGCTCAATTGTTCCCAGTAGCCTGCAAAGTATCGATCCATCAGATAGTGCGGGAATACATCGTGCCCGGCCGGCACGGGCGTGTGCGTCGTGAAGACCGTGCTCTGACGGACAAGTTCGCTGGCTTCCGCGTGGGATGAACCCTTTTGGACCAATTCGCGTACTCGCTCCAGTGTGAGGAATGCTGAGTGACCTTCGTTGGCATGCCAGACTGATGGAGAGATACCGAGCGAACGCAGCATGCGCACGCCGCCGATGCCCAGCAAGATTTCTTGACACAGCCGCATTTCCTGATCGCCGCCGTACAGACGAGCCGAAAGAGCGCGGTCTTCGGGACTGTTTTCCGGCACGTCGGTATCGATGAGGAAGAGCGGGATCCGTCCCACCAATACTTTCCAGACTGCCGCGGTCACACGGCGGTTGCCCATCTCGACCGCAAACCGGCAAGGCTCTCCCGAGGGAGTCAGCGCCGGATGCACTGGAGACTCGTCACGGTTGAACGGGGCGTAGGCCGCCTCTTGCCATCCTTCCGGCGTAATCCGTTGGCGAAAATAGCCTTGCGGATACATGAATCCGATACCGACGAGCGGTAAACCCAGATCGCTCGCTTCCTTACAATGGTCACCGGCCAAGATGCCGAGGCCGCCGCTATAAATGGGAACGGAGGCATGTAAGCCGAATTCGGCCGAGAAGTAGGCGATGGTCGTCTTCGTCAAGTCGGCATGGTGAGTTCCCACCCAACTCTTTTTGTTGGCAAGATACTCGTCAAACAGGCGGAACACGGCTGAGTATTGACGGAGAAACGCTGGATCCTCGGCCAAGCGCGTGAGCCGGTCCGCCTTGACATCAGCAAGGAGTTTGACCGGATTATGGTTGGTGAGAAACCACAAGGTCGGATCGATCACTTCGAACAGTTGACGAGCTTCCAAGGTCCAGCTCCACCACAGATTCCGCGCCAGTTCAGGCAGGCGGTTGAGGCTCTGGGGGAGAGGATTGGGGGAACTGGTTACGTCATTATTCTGAGAATCCACAAACACTCCTTAGGTCAAAATAAGGCATGGATACAGGCTGTGGAGGGCGACCACGGGTTTGGATCAGGCATGCCCTGCCTTATGCCACGAGGCCCATTCTTCGGAGAATGCCACGGCGGCATAACGTTCGCCAAGGATTTTCGCAACCTGGTTCAGCAGTTTGGTGAGTTGCTGCAGTTCGGTCGGCGTCAGGTCGTTGCG is a genomic window containing:
- a CDS encoding HEAT repeat domain-containing protein — translated: MVARFDVVGRRHPEHPGVNPLRTRLVRGALLLSLITAPLYTASAETPAAVESKAEALFKAGDYPAVTALFRELPPDARPSRQFLRLSLLSYVRTGRTDEALAIYGKLNQLGQSHDSSLLRPLALGVITSHVRDRKEHVRIAAYSALADLGLPETAALLEDGLLDTSIVVRARAAEAIGKAGLAAKSGALRRALRDEMPTVRIAAMTALGEANAADVRQRLLDVARSEDGPEAIFAYAALFKLGHSEKLDDITSAATLPDAESRMAALGVLGRLKRPASLAVLAQAVYDPDPSVRAFAAGALGEFGSPGGVAPLTHAIGDEMAMVRGVAAASLGKLGIKENRPLLMALTRDPNFHVRANAAEGLLHLGEASAITLASDLARHPDPSIRGAAAQALSASSGEQALTVLQTLLQDQQPLPRLMAAKALRKGSDNAVPSLVRGLQDSDEAVRIAAANSLLQQLGRLNPSTRRR
- the glgP gene encoding alpha-glucan family phosphorylase, with translation MDSQNNDVTSSPNPLPQSLNRLPELARNLWWSWTLEARQLFEVIDPTLWFLTNHNPVKLLADVKADRLTRLAEDPAFLRQYSAVFRLFDEYLANKKSWVGTHHADLTKTTIAYFSAEFGLHASVPIYSGGLGILAGDHCKEASDLGLPLVGIGFMYPQGYFRQRITPEGWQEAAYAPFNRDESPVHPALTPSGEPCRFAVEMGNRRVTAAVWKVLVGRIPLFLIDTDVPENSPEDRALSARLYGGDQEMRLCQEILLGIGGVRMLRSLGISPSVWHANEGHSAFLTLERVRELVQKGSSHAEASELVRQSTVFTTHTPVPAGHDVFPHYLMDRYFAGYWEQLSLSRDEFLRLGETPESRGQGFNMTALVMRLSAHVNGVSREHGRVTREMWHHFWPGLPTDQIPIRSVTNGIHAPTWISPELHHLYSKSLSPTWTHTCDDPAMWQRVMDIPDHELWTVRQTMKRKLMGFIRDRARNGWMHGHLQPSQVLTRGTLLDPEALTIGFARRFATYKRATLLFRDLERLKALLQDRWRPVQLIFAGKAHPADEPGRYFIHEVLSFCHDHKLGGRVAFLEDYEMHMAKYLVQGVDIWLNTPRFPLEASGTSGMKAALNGVLNLSVLDGWWVEGYNGANGWGIQPLSEQADPQAQDHHDTEQLYRMLEQEVVPLFYQRDRDGIPRGWLQMVKECIRTIAPQFCTTRMVKDYVSLMYRGATVRLPTTW